A window from Cyanobacteria bacterium FACHB-DQ100 encodes these proteins:
- a CDS encoding response regulator, with protein sequence MQPEQQQRIMGYFIEEAKDHLNTIEQGLLNLRGMMADPELVNEVFRAAHSVKGGAAMLGFHSIQRTSHRLEDYFKVLKEAPNIQPDHKLETLLLRVYDALKGYLEQLQTPAGLDEATAQASLTQLEPVFSEVEQHLVQLQQAVRSSSTFTQSPVGDPTLVVIFQNDVPAQLREMLQTFRQAETMLDARERLQGICEGLRGLGEAFGVTQWSQLIEMASRAIANPVNSYRDLAQVLIPEIKQAQELVLAGRAQEITASQKLQAMVPAPTSAAEMELDLADFFAIAEGGSSDDLDFSILEFAADDSAAEASDFDRLFDLDESDALSPDRLSLDGLFDLPDLEQAPGATDFLNQKGPDVGMEELNSLADLFEDELPGLEATWEQEEVLDIAALSDISSAELDAEVDDFTNFLSESSEERETQANAQIDDLADLFEDELLDGLDAPNLTSEAEIEELLDFSENLTEFEGSAAPLDKAVVVTETTASDLDFDELGLSQEAEDDSANQLDVESDNSLEDLSELFAGLDNSDLDFPSALNQANPSESIETLNSANLDRMFETSAPEDLSFDSFDLLGLDNDSAGSLGSELTEATQLNGLSELVPDPWDNLNLEAGANSVQFEGLFESTEMQPSVEGADLFNADGTENSGFAAQDLEQSGLDLDAQEDEILNSLFSGEITDDAPIENSTFDINESEISSTDFELDHLLDQPKAEAEATLNGWNEFDEEIELSLSEFSELGTDEENTLNGQGAINSESLGSLEDEDSFADLLNFSTPESLLDTEANSGNGASLNLEDSLADLLDFSESSTDLSIEEASLEESLNFDALMGAESISDSSLSLEDPIADLLDFSESSTDLSIEEASLEESLNFDALMGAESISDSSLSLEDPIADLLDFSAEPSTDLSIEEASLEESLNFDALMGAESTSDSSLSLEDPIADLLDFSESSTGLSIEEASLEESLSFDALMGAESISDSSLSLEDPIADLLDFSAEPSTDLSIEEPLLESFNLDDFAEVESLGEPDLLEQELGVLQNNLLSAPDVEPQLSGLEPNSELTEDTSLILDDLSNLDFDQLGAEPLTEETLDIDQSGFFDEVNLDLVDLGDENRDFANSSDTSLDELDSLLAEVELPSEPTSDTNPLLDAGLGAATIAGLGAGFAALQFDPTTAEADSLDDLLNLPASELDETSGNLDELESLLEEATPTSAAIDQFDDLESLLGDASDPASLNFAAAHEAEAEFGDLEKMLEEADMTMGGSAASRTATPPGRRSTRVARGFNEQTMRVPIKQLDNLSNLVGELVVNRNSLEQDQERLRQSLDNLLYQVQQLSDVGQRMQDLYERSLLESSLLASRQNRRVAFGGSDRSANGNSLGVEYDPLEMDRFTGFHSLSQEMIELIVRVRESSSDIEFIVDEADQVTRMFRQVTTQLQEGLTRSRMVPFAQTADRLPRAVRDIAMKCGKQAELVIEGRDTLIDKMILEHLYDPMTHLVNNAITHGIENPEVRYTTGKAPTGRITIRAFHQGNQTVISVSDDGAGIDVERVRSKAIEKGLITAAEAKNATRLDIYDLLFHPGFSTKDQADDFSGRGVGMDVVRTSLSEIRGTISIDSAHNKGTTFTIRLPLTLSISKALCCISDRARIAFPMDGVEDMLDLPKERLHTDAEGQACITWRDTVLPVRPLRELLSYNRHLSRGTVYGGNQEDDLVSIVILRSAGNYLALQVDQVLGEQEIVIKQLEGPVPKPIGVAGATVLGDGRIMPIADVLELIDLSLGRIRRDAGPIWEQGTAQPVVETAAVKTEPMVLIVDDSITVRELLSMTFNKVGYRVEQARDGQEAWEKLRSGLPCDIVFCDIEMPRMDGLELLSRIQKDPNLSNLPIAMLTSRGADRHRQMAASLGASGYFTKPYLEEALLDAAQRMLKGEVLISANSPGNG encoded by the coding sequence ATGCAGCCGGAACAACAGCAGCGAATCATGGGCTATTTCATTGAGGAGGCAAAAGACCACCTCAATACGATCGAGCAGGGTTTGCTGAATCTGCGAGGCATGATGGCAGATCCAGAACTGGTGAACGAAGTCTTCCGGGCAGCTCACTCGGTTAAGGGTGGGGCTGCAATGTTGGGTTTTCACAGCATACAGAGAACGTCTCACCGCTTAGAAGATTATTTCAAGGTACTTAAAGAGGCTCCCAACATTCAGCCAGACCACAAGCTGGAGACGCTTTTGTTAAGAGTGTATGATGCGCTCAAAGGCTATTTAGAGCAGCTACAGACTCCTGCTGGACTAGACGAGGCAACCGCACAAGCGTCTTTAACCCAGCTAGAGCCTGTATTTTCCGAGGTCGAGCAGCACCTGGTTCAGCTACAACAGGCAGTTCGTTCTAGCTCGACCTTTACTCAATCTCCCGTGGGAGATCCTACGCTTGTGGTGATCTTCCAGAATGATGTGCCCGCACAACTGCGTGAGATGCTGCAAACATTTCGGCAAGCTGAGACAATGCTGGATGCGCGGGAACGGCTACAGGGCATCTGTGAGGGTTTACGGGGGCTAGGCGAGGCGTTCGGAGTGACGCAATGGAGTCAATTAATTGAGATGGCAAGTCGGGCGATCGCGAATCCTGTGAATTCGTATCGTGATCTTGCACAGGTGTTAATTCCTGAGATTAAGCAAGCTCAAGAACTGGTTTTAGCGGGACGCGCTCAGGAAATTACTGCTAGCCAGAAGCTACAGGCGATGGTTCCTGCGCCCACTAGCGCGGCTGAGATGGAGTTAGACTTAGCAGACTTCTTTGCGATCGCAGAGGGCGGTTCCTCAGACGACCTTGATTTTTCAATTTTAGAGTTTGCAGCAGACGACTCCGCAGCAGAGGCTTCAGATTTTGATCGCTTATTTGATTTGGACGAGTCGGATGCGCTCTCACCAGATCGGTTAAGTCTGGATGGACTGTTTGATCTACCCGATTTAGAACAAGCACCAGGAGCAACTGATTTCCTCAATCAAAAGGGTCCTGATGTGGGCATGGAGGAATTGAACAGCCTTGCGGATTTATTTGAGGATGAGCTACCAGGGTTAGAGGCGACTTGGGAGCAGGAGGAAGTGCTTGATATTGCAGCGCTTTCTGATATATCGAGTGCGGAATTAGATGCAGAGGTAGATGATTTTACAAATTTTCTATCTGAATCTTCTGAAGAGCGTGAAACTCAGGCAAACGCCCAGATTGATGATTTAGCAGATTTATTTGAAGATGAGCTTTTGGACGGACTCGATGCGCCAAACTTAACCTCTGAGGCTGAGATCGAAGAGCTACTAGATTTTTCTGAGAATTTAACAGAGTTTGAAGGGAGTGCTGCTCCACTCGACAAGGCGGTTGTCGTAACGGAGACGACTGCATCCGACTTAGATTTTGATGAACTGGGGTTGTCGCAAGAGGCTGAAGATGATTCTGCCAATCAGCTTGATGTAGAAAGCGACAATTCCTTGGAAGATTTGAGTGAGCTATTTGCTGGGCTAGACAACTCAGACCTGGATTTTCCATCGGCACTAAATCAAGCAAACCCTTCAGAGTCGATCGAGACATTAAACTCAGCGAATCTCGATCGAATGTTTGAAACTAGCGCTCCTGAAGATCTAAGTTTCGACAGCTTTGATTTATTGGGTTTAGACAATGATTCCGCTGGATCATTAGGAAGCGAACTCACCGAGGCAACACAGCTCAACGGTTTATCAGAACTGGTTCCTGATCCGTGGGATAACCTGAATCTAGAAGCAGGTGCTAATTCCGTACAATTTGAGGGTTTGTTTGAGTCAACGGAAATGCAACCTTCTGTGGAGGGTGCGGATTTATTCAATGCTGATGGTACAGAAAATTCGGGGTTTGCGGCACAAGACTTAGAGCAATCAGGTCTAGATTTGGATGCCCAAGAAGATGAAATCCTCAACTCATTATTTTCTGGAGAGATTACGGACGACGCTCCGATTGAGAATTCGACTTTCGATATTAATGAATCTGAGATTTCTTCTACGGATTTTGAACTTGACCATCTCTTAGATCAGCCAAAGGCTGAAGCAGAAGCGACATTAAACGGATGGAACGAGTTTGACGAAGAAATCGAACTTAGCCTCAGCGAATTTAGCGAACTTGGTACGGACGAAGAGAACACGCTAAATGGTCAGGGAGCTATCAACTCAGAATCTTTAGGAAGCTTAGAAGATGAAGATTCTTTTGCAGATTTACTGAATTTTTCAACACCTGAATCTCTGCTTGATACTGAAGCCAACTCCGGGAACGGTGCTTCACTGAATTTGGAAGATTCGCTTGCTGATTTGCTGGATTTTTCTGAGTCCTCAACCGACCTGTCGATCGAGGAAGCCTCGCTAGAAGAGTCACTCAACTTTGATGCTCTCATGGGGGCTGAGTCTATCAGCGATTCTTCGTTAAGTTTGGAAGATCCGATCGCTGATTTGCTGGATTTTTCTGAGTCCTCAACCGACCTGTCGATCGAGGAAGCCTCGCTAGAAGAGTCACTCAACTTTGATGCTCTCATGGGGGCTGAGTCTATCAGCGATTCTTCGTTAAGTTTGGAAGACCCGATCGCTGATTTGCTGGATTTTTCCGCTGAACCTTCAACCGATTTGTCGATCGAGGAAGCCTCGCTAGAAGAGTCACTCAACTTTGATGCTCTCATGGGGGCTGAGTCTACCAGCGATTCTTCGTTAAGCTTGGAAGACCCGATCGCTGATTTGCTGGATTTTTCTGAGTCCTCAACCGGCCTGTCGATCGAGGAAGCCTCGCTAGAAGAGTCACTCAGCTTTGATGCTCTCATGGGGGCTGAGTCTATCAGCGATTCTTCGTTAAGTTTGGAAGACCCGATCGCTGATTTGCTGGATTTTTCCGCTGAACCTTCAACCGATTTGTCGATCGAGGAGCCTTTGTTAGAATCATTCAACCTTGATGATTTTGCTGAGGTTGAGTCATTAGGCGAACCAGACTTGTTGGAGCAAGAGTTAGGAGTCTTGCAGAACAACTTATTGAGCGCACCGGATGTAGAGCCACAGCTAAGCGGCTTAGAGCCTAATTCAGAATTAACAGAAGACACATCGCTTATTCTCGATGATTTATCCAACCTTGACTTCGATCAGTTGGGCGCAGAACCCTTGACCGAAGAAACACTGGATATTGATCAAAGCGGCTTCTTCGATGAAGTTAATCTAGATTTAGTAGATCTAGGAGATGAGAATCGTGATTTCGCAAATTCTAGTGATACTAGCCTAGATGAGCTTGACTCTTTACTTGCAGAGGTTGAGTTGCCAAGCGAACCCACTAGCGACACCAATCCGCTTCTTGATGCAGGACTCGGAGCAGCCACGATCGCTGGATTAGGAGCAGGATTTGCCGCCCTCCAATTCGACCCAACGACAGCCGAAGCAGATAGTCTCGATGATCTTCTCAACTTACCTGCTTCAGAACTAGATGAAACATCCGGCAATCTAGATGAGTTAGAGTCTCTACTGGAGGAGGCCACCCCTACCAGCGCTGCGATCGATCAGTTCGATGACCTGGAATCGCTCCTTGGGGATGCTTCAGACCCAGCCTCGCTCAACTTTGCCGCAGCCCACGAAGCAGAGGCAGAATTCGGCGACTTAGAGAAGATGCTGGAGGAAGCCGACATGACGATGGGCGGCTCTGCTGCAAGCCGTACTGCCACTCCACCCGGTCGCCGCTCAACCCGTGTGGCAAGAGGATTCAACGAACAAACAATGCGGGTTCCGATCAAGCAACTCGACAATCTGAGCAACTTAGTCGGGGAACTGGTAGTCAACCGTAATAGCCTAGAGCAAGACCAAGAGCGGTTGCGGCAGTCGCTCGATAATTTGCTGTATCAGGTGCAGCAGTTGAGTGATGTCGGTCAGCGAATGCAGGATTTATACGAGCGATCGCTGCTCGAAAGCTCGTTGCTGGCAAGTCGTCAAAATCGCCGCGTTGCGTTTGGGGGTTCAGACCGGAGCGCAAACGGCAACTCGCTCGGAGTCGAGTATGACCCGTTAGAAATGGATCGCTTTACCGGATTCCACTCGCTGTCTCAAGAAATGATCGAGTTGATTGTGCGAGTGCGGGAGTCTTCATCGGATATCGAATTTATTGTCGATGAAGCGGATCAAGTGACGCGGATGTTCCGACAGGTGACAACGCAACTGCAAGAAGGATTGACGCGATCGCGAATGGTGCCGTTTGCTCAAACCGCCGATCGCTTGCCGCGTGCAGTTCGCGATATTGCAATGAAGTGCGGCAAACAAGCAGAACTGGTGATCGAAGGGCGCGACACGCTGATCGACAAGATGATTCTGGAGCATTTATACGATCCGATGACGCATCTAGTAAACAATGCGATCACACATGGAATCGAAAATCCAGAAGTCCGCTACACCACAGGAAAAGCACCCACAGGTCGAATCACAATTCGAGCGTTTCACCAAGGCAACCAAACCGTGATTTCGGTCTCGGACGATGGAGCAGGGATTGATGTGGAACGGGTGCGATCGAAAGCGATTGAGAAAGGGTTGATCACGGCAGCAGAAGCAAAGAATGCAACTCGTCTCGATATTTACGATTTGCTGTTCCATCCTGGATTTAGTACGAAAGATCAAGCTGATGATTTTTCGGGGCGTGGTGTGGGCATGGATGTGGTGCGGACAAGTCTCAGCGAGATTCGAGGCACGATTAGCATCGATTCAGCCCACAACAAAGGAACCACGTTTACGATTCGGCTGCCTTTAACGCTGAGTATTTCTAAAGCGCTGTGCTGTATTAGCGATCGTGCCCGCATTGCCTTCCCAATGGATGGCGTTGAAGATATGCTCGACCTTCCGAAAGAGCGACTTCATACCGATGCAGAGGGACAAGCTTGTATTACTTGGCGTGATACAGTGCTGCCTGTGCGCCCATTGAGAGAATTGCTGAGCTATAACCGTCATCTCAGTCGAGGAACGGTTTACGGGGGCAATCAGGAAGACGACTTGGTTTCGATCGTGATTCTACGAAGCGCAGGAAATTATCTAGCGCTACAAGTCGATCAAGTCTTAGGCGAACAAGAAATCGTCATCAAGCAGCTTGAAGGCCCCGTGCCAAAACCGATCGGTGTTGCAGGTGCGACGGTGCTAGGAGATGGGCGGATTATGCCGATCGCGGATGTATTGGAGCTGATTGACCTGTCACTGGGTCGAATTCGTCGCGATGCAGGCCCAATCTGGGAGCAAGGAACGGCTCAACCTGTCGTTGAGACGGCGGCAGTGAAGACCGAGCCAATGGTACTCATCGTAGACGATTCGATTACAGTCCGCGAATTGCTATCGATGACCTTCAATAAAGTCGGTTATCGGGTGGAGCAAGCCCGCGACGGTCAGGAAGCTTGGGAAAAACTGAGATCGGGTCTGCCCTGTGACATTGTGTTCTGTGACATTGAGATGCCCCGTATGGACGGACTGGAATTGCTATCGCGAATTCAGAAAGACCCGAACTTGTCGAATCTCCCGATCGCAATGCTGACCTCGCGGGGTGCCGATCGACATCGCCAAATGGCAGCTTCTCTGGGCGCAAGTGGTTACTTTACCAAGCCATACTTAGAAGAAGCGCTGCTTGATGCGGCACAGCGGATGCTCAAGGGAGAGGTGCTAATCTCTGCGAACAGCCCTGGAAACGGTTGA
- a CDS encoding glycosyltransferase family 1 protein has product MVIINEKFAPVQSRLQSPRQPIALISEHGDPAAEVGREEAGGQNVYVRQVGEALSRLGWQVDLFTRKANPNDETIVQHTPHCRTIRLKAGAEKFVPRDQLFEWMPEFVESFLQYQAKHHYPLIHTNYWMSAWVGLEVQKTHKVELIHTYHSLGAVKYQAVPNRPAIADTRLAVEKQILEQARCIVATSPQEEEMLRSWVSQEGRIEVIPCGTDLGRFHTIPKLQARQELGLKPTDEVVLYVGRFDPRKGIETLVRSFELIYRNAVDPTNLRLVIVGGSASDQSDGQERQRIEQLVNELGIAGNVIFAGRVGHDRLPLYYTSADVCVIPSHYEPFGLVAIEAMACGTPVVASDVGGLKFTVVPGETGLLVPPQDTAAFAMAIGRILDDELWARKLRKRASERVQQNFSWTGVAVQLSDLYRRSLAESIMNDGVILAPRKVAYSRVNSIPLKVS; this is encoded by the coding sequence ATGGTTATAATCAATGAAAAGTTTGCTCCGGTTCAAAGTCGATTGCAGAGTCCGAGACAGCCGATCGCGTTGATTTCTGAACATGGTGATCCGGCGGCTGAAGTGGGTCGGGAAGAAGCGGGGGGTCAAAATGTGTATGTGCGCCAAGTTGGAGAAGCGCTTTCTCGCTTGGGTTGGCAGGTGGATCTGTTCACCCGCAAAGCAAATCCGAACGATGAGACGATCGTGCAGCATACTCCCCATTGCCGCACGATTCGATTGAAGGCAGGCGCGGAGAAGTTTGTGCCGCGTGATCAGTTGTTTGAGTGGATGCCGGAGTTTGTGGAATCGTTTCTTCAGTACCAAGCAAAGCATCATTATCCGCTCATCCACACGAACTACTGGATGTCGGCTTGGGTAGGATTAGAGGTGCAAAAGACCCACAAGGTTGAATTGATTCACACTTATCATTCGCTGGGTGCTGTGAAGTATCAGGCGGTTCCGAATCGTCCTGCGATCGCCGACACTCGTTTGGCTGTGGAGAAACAGATTCTAGAGCAGGCGCGTTGTATTGTGGCAACAAGTCCTCAAGAAGAAGAGATGCTGCGATCGTGGGTATCGCAAGAGGGTCGGATTGAAGTGATTCCTTGTGGCACCGATTTGGGCAGATTTCATACGATCCCAAAACTGCAAGCGCGTCAGGAGTTAGGACTGAAGCCGACGGATGAAGTTGTATTGTATGTGGGACGATTCGATCCGCGTAAGGGAATTGAAACGCTGGTGCGATCGTTTGAGTTAATTTACCGAAACGCTGTTGATCCTACGAATTTACGCTTGGTGATTGTGGGAGGTAGTGCTTCTGATCAATCTGATGGGCAGGAGCGCCAACGGATTGAGCAATTGGTGAATGAATTGGGAATTGCAGGGAATGTAATTTTTGCCGGAAGAGTCGGGCACGATCGCTTACCGCTTTATTACACGTCGGCGGATGTCTGCGTGATTCCGAGCCATTATGAGCCGTTTGGATTGGTGGCGATCGAAGCGATGGCGTGTGGAACGCCTGTGGTGGCTTCGGATGTGGGCGGTTTGAAATTTACAGTGGTTCCAGGAGAAACGGGATTGTTAGTGCCGCCTCAAGATACCGCCGCGTTTGCAATGGCGATCGGGCGAATTTTGGATGATGAATTGTGGGCGAGAAAGTTACGCAAACGAGCATCGGAACGGGTGCAACAGAACTTTAGCTGGACGGGCGTTGCGGTGCAGTTGAGTGATTTGTATCGGCGATCGTTGGCGGAGTCGATTATGAATGACGGCGTAATTTTGGCTCCGAGAAAAGTTGCCTATTCGCGGGTGAATTCGATTCCTTTAAAGGTTTCGTAG
- a CDS encoding glycosyltransferase family 4 protein — MRIAQVTPLWERVPPPAYGGIELVVSLLTDELVRRGHEVTLFATGDSLTLAELESVHPRAIRTDPTVKEYQVYESLQLAQVYERSHEFDIIHSHMGFAALPFAQFATTPTVHTLHGVFTPDNEKLFSYARSQSYVSISDAQRDPRLGLNCVATVYNGIDVDSYKFYAKPNDPPYLAFLGRLSPEKGPDHAIAIAKRTGLPLKMAGKIDVVDRQFYEEVLAPQIDGEQIQYLGEANHVEKNTLMGQAMATLFPITWKEPFGLVMVEAMAAGTPVVGMRLGSVPEVVQDGKTGFLCETIDDCVAALDRLAEIDRAMCRQHVIENFSVQRMTDGYEAVYRQLLGETMFPASEQLVGQLN; from the coding sequence ATGCGAATTGCCCAAGTTACCCCATTGTGGGAGCGCGTTCCGCCCCCGGCGTATGGTGGCATTGAATTAGTTGTGAGCTTATTAACCGATGAATTAGTCCGTCGAGGTCATGAAGTTACATTATTCGCAACGGGTGACTCCCTAACCTTAGCGGAGTTGGAATCAGTACATCCCCGTGCGATTCGGACTGACCCAACCGTGAAGGAATACCAAGTGTATGAGTCCCTGCAACTTGCTCAGGTGTATGAGCGTTCGCACGAGTTTGATATTATTCATTCTCACATGGGATTTGCGGCTTTGCCCTTTGCACAATTTGCGACAACGCCAACCGTTCATACGCTACATGGCGTGTTTACTCCGGATAACGAAAAGCTGTTCTCGTATGCCCGATCGCAGTCCTATGTCAGTATTTCTGATGCACAGCGAGATCCGCGCTTGGGTCTGAACTGTGTTGCAACGGTGTATAACGGCATTGATGTGGATAGCTACAAGTTTTACGCCAAGCCGAATGATCCCCCCTATCTCGCGTTTCTCGGTCGGCTCTCACCAGAAAAGGGGCCGGATCACGCGATCGCGATTGCTAAACGCACAGGACTCCCGTTAAAGATGGCAGGTAAGATCGATGTTGTCGATCGTCAGTTTTATGAGGAAGTGTTAGCGCCCCAGATCGATGGTGAGCAAATTCAGTATCTGGGCGAGGCGAACCATGTGGAGAAAAATACGCTAATGGGGCAAGCAATGGCAACGCTATTCCCAATTACGTGGAAAGAACCGTTTGGTTTAGTCATGGTCGAGGCGATGGCGGCAGGAACACCCGTGGTTGGGATGCGCCTCGGCTCAGTTCCAGAAGTGGTTCAAGATGGCAAGACTGGATTTTTATGTGAAACGATCGACGACTGTGTTGCTGCTTTGGATCGTCTTGCAGAAATCGATCGTGCCATGTGTCGTCAGCATGTGATCGAGAACTTTAGCGTACAGCGCATGACCGATGGATACGAAGCTGTATATCGGCAGTTGCTCGGTGAGACTATGTTTCCTGCAAGTGAGCAATTAGTCGGTCAACTCAATTGA
- a CDS encoding HAMP domain-containing protein — translation MARGNEFAQEYQQAERAYMQGKYEEAAGIVDRLVDHYPDDPSARLLRGHIYCYGLQKYDVAQEQYQSVLKLTSDPEFVDYANSGLAYAGQFAANGVDSIGDTNLETDYSAFGESNGFAASDVNSLDHLVLHDDGFNANTEHDALFSDPFEANYNGHKSLQNGNGSKQHNHFGLDDPFAISPSHTSDTLAQSDFTANTDFSSVLDDFDQVFAADDHATPSGMTTVSTNPGISSEADLGHSPIVSRDTSEDTLFMAAPSFYDEQAAAQFDFPAEQGKFAPIDDEPNDRAPVAPGSQSNVDFLDNFEDFDDLGNLADFDLSEDSAGFTSPSVGSAFGFSSDLSAASDSTDLDFVQDPGFGSSNGAGAKLSEDELFSISSTAEPVPSFTTQVDAPVADPTPTVEQGWLAPLENASFATKQAIAAGAAGIVSAIAVAVVSFVSSNQAAQQNNGAVVSQLRTTGIIMALAGGVCGGGAALAVGQLTARHMKRSANDLRAQFQAVSQGHFSARASVFAEDELGHLAAEFNQMTRIISTTTSEAQRKAEEQEQAKEDLQRQVIRLLDDVEGAARGDLTVQAEVTADVLGAVADSFNLTIQNLREIVQQVKQAARQVSKGSTENEMFARSLSSDALRQAEELAVTLNSVQVMTNSIQRVAESAREAEEVAKTASATALKGGEAVERTVAGILEIRETVAETTRKVKRLAESSQEISKIVALISQIASRTNLLALNASIEAARAGEAGRGFAIVADEVRQLADRAAKASKEIEQIVLQIQGETGSVMTAMEEGTQQVIEGTRLAEQAKRSLEDIIQVSSVIDTLVRSITADTVEQTETSRNVAQVMQSVELTAQETSQEAQRVSGSLQNLVGVARDLLTSVERFRVETAERK, via the coding sequence ATGGCACGAGGAAATGAGTTTGCCCAAGAATATCAGCAGGCAGAGCGAGCCTATATGCAGGGCAAGTATGAAGAAGCCGCAGGCATTGTTGATCGTCTAGTCGATCACTATCCTGACGATCCAAGCGCTCGATTATTGCGTGGTCACATTTACTGCTACGGACTTCAGAAATACGATGTGGCACAAGAGCAGTATCAATCGGTGCTGAAGCTGACCTCTGACCCAGAGTTCGTCGATTACGCCAATAGCGGATTGGCCTATGCGGGGCAGTTTGCAGCAAATGGAGTAGATAGCATTGGTGATACAAACTTAGAAACCGATTACTCAGCATTCGGGGAGTCCAATGGTTTTGCCGCTTCTGATGTAAACTCGCTTGATCACCTTGTGCTACACGATGACGGATTTAATGCAAATACCGAGCATGACGCTTTATTTAGCGATCCGTTTGAGGCAAACTACAACGGTCACAAAAGTCTTCAAAATGGAAACGGCTCAAAGCAGCACAATCATTTTGGCTTAGACGATCCGTTCGCGATCTCACCCAGTCACACTTCAGACACTCTCGCTCAATCAGACTTCACAGCAAACACTGACTTTTCAAGCGTTCTAGATGATTTTGATCAAGTCTTCGCAGCAGACGATCACGCAACTCCCAGCGGCATGACGACTGTTTCAACCAACCCAGGCATCTCTAGCGAAGCAGATCTGGGTCACAGTCCGATCGTAAGCCGCGACACCAGCGAAGATACGTTATTTATGGCAGCTCCCAGTTTTTACGATGAGCAAGCGGCGGCTCAGTTTGACTTTCCGGCTGAGCAGGGCAAGTTTGCCCCGATCGACGATGAACCGAACGATCGCGCTCCTGTAGCTCCCGGCAGCCAAAGCAACGTTGATTTTCTTGACAATTTTGAAGACTTTGACGACCTCGGCAATCTAGCCGATTTTGACTTGTCTGAAGATTCTGCCGGCTTTACCAGTCCCTCGGTCGGCAGTGCCTTTGGTTTCTCTTCAGATCTGTCAGCCGCTTCAGATAGCACCGACCTTGATTTTGTCCAAGACCCAGGCTTCGGCTCTTCAAACGGTGCAGGTGCGAAACTGTCTGAAGACGAACTGTTCAGCATCTCCAGCACTGCTGAACCGGTTCCGAGCTTTACCACTCAGGTCGATGCACCGGTTGCCGACCCCACACCCACCGTTGAGCAGGGTTGGTTAGCCCCCCTGGAAAATGCCTCATTTGCCACCAAGCAGGCGATCGCGGCTGGAGCCGCAGGAATTGTCTCAGCGATCGCGGTGGCGGTTGTGAGCTTTGTCTCATCTAATCAAGCTGCACAGCAGAATAATGGGGCTGTCGTCTCGCAACTACGGACAACGGGGATCATCATGGCGTTAGCAGGGGGAGTCTGCGGTGGCGGTGCGGCGCTTGCTGTCGGGCAACTCACGGCGCGTCATATGAAACGATCGGCCAACGACCTCAGAGCGCAGTTTCAAGCGGTGTCTCAAGGTCACTTTAGCGCCCGCGCCTCGGTCTTTGCCGAAGATGAACTCGGTCATCTTGCAGCCGAATTCAATCAGATGACGCGCATCATCTCCACAACCACAAGCGAAGCACAGCGTAAAGCAGAAGAGCAAGAGCAGGCAAAAGAAGATTTGCAGCGCCAAGTGATTCGACTGCTTGACGATGTAGAAGGCGCAGCGCGGGGAGATTTGACGGTGCAAGCAGAAGTCACCGCAGACGTGCTGGGAGCCGTTGCCGACTCTTTCAACCTCACGATTCAAAACCTGCGCGAAATCGTTCAGCAGGTGAAGCAAGCAGCGCGCCAAGTAAGCAAAGGTTCGACCGAAAACGAGATGTTTGCTCGCAGTCTGTCCTCTGATGCCCTTAGACAAGCCGAAGAACTGGCGGTGACGCTGAACTCGGTGCAGGTGATGACGAATTCAATTCAGCGTGTGGCAGAAAGTGCTCGTGAAGCGGAAGAAGTCGCAAAAACCGCATCTGCTACCGCACTGAAAGGTGGCGAAGCCGTAGAACGAACGGTTGCAGGGATTCTCGAAATTCGGGAAACCGTCGCAGAAACGACTCGCAAAGTGAAACGATTGGCGGAATCCTCGCAAGAAATTTCTAAGATCGTAGCGCTGATTTCTCAGATTGCTTCCCGCACCAACTTGCTTGCACTGAACGCGAGTATTGAAGCGGCGCGGGCAGGGGAAGCAGGAAGAGGATTTGCGATCGTCGCCGATGAAGTCCGACAACTGGCAGACCGCGCCGCTAAAGCCTCCAAAGAGATTGAGCAAATCGTTCTACAGATTCAAGGTGAAACTGGCTCCGTAATGACCGCGATGGAAGAAGGAACCCAGCAGGTGATTGAGGGGACTCGACTGGCAGAGCAAGCCAAACGATCGCTCGAAGATATTATTCAGGTGTCGAGCGTGATTGATACGTTAGTGCGATCGATTACTGCCGATACAGTGGAGCAGACCGAAACTTCGCGCAACGTCGCTCAGGTCATGCAATCGGTGGAACTCACCGCACAAGAAACTTCGCAAGAAGCGCAGCGGGTGTCTGGTTCACTGCAAAACCTCGTCGGTGTTGCCCGCGACTTGCTCACCTCAGTAGAACGGTTCCGCGTGGAAACCGCAGAGCGTAAATAA